The DNA window GCTCGAACGCGAGCCGACGCCCGCGGTCTGCGAGGCGCTTTCTGGCGTCGAACCACTCGTCGAGCCCGGCGACGTGCGGGTCCGGGACCGCTGTCTGGCGACCGGCGACGCCGAGACGTACGCCGCGGCCCAGTCCGCGATTCCGGAGGTGAGCGTCGAACTCGTCGACGACGCCCGCCAGCTCGCCGAGCTGGCCCGCTCCTATGCGACCGTCGTCGTCCTCGACGAGGCCTTCGCCGGCGTCGACGTCGAGGGGGACGTTCGCGTCGAACCCGACGCCCTGGAAGAGCCCGCGTCGGTCGTCCCCGAGCGCGTCCTGACCTTTTTCGCCCGGAACCGCGACGCCGTGCGGGCCGCCGTCGCGGTCCACCGCGAGGCCGACCTCGAGGCCCCCTGTGACCTCGACGCGCTCGCGTCAGCACTCGACCAGCTCGACGAGGACGGTTCGGTCAGGGGCGACGAGGAACTCGACCGGCTCACGACCGCCGTGGACGACCTCGACGCCGCCGTCTCGGCCGCCGAGAGCGTCGCCAACGACCACCTGCGGGCGGCCATCGAGGAGCGGGACGTCACCATCGAGGGGACGGACCTGCTGTCGCTGGTCGAACGGGGCGCGGGCGTGGACTCGCTGCTCGACCGGGAACTGGCCGACGAGTACGCCGCCGCGGTCGACCGGGCGCGGGACCACCTCGTCGACGCGCTCCAGTTGCGTGACACGGAGGCGATGGCCCGCCGGGCGTTCCCCGACGAGCCGACCTACCCGGTCGAACACGAGGAGCGCGTCGTCTCGCGGTTGCGCGAGGAGCTGACCGCGACGCGGGACCGCCGGGCGACCCAGCGCAAACGCGCGATAGCGGACGAACTCGCGTCCGTGCGAGGCGCCGCCCAGGCGCTGGTCGATGCCGCACTCGAACTCGACGTGGAACTCGCCGTCGCCAGATTCGCCGCCGACTTCGAGGCCACGCTACCCGAACTGACCGACGAGCCCGGCTTCGACATCGAGGGCGGTCGGTCGCCGCTGCTCGATGTCCCCTTCGAAGACGTCGAACCCGTCGACTACCGCGTCGACGGCGTCACCGTCCTCTCGGGGGTCAACAGCGGGGGCAAGACCTCGACGCTGGACCTGGTCGCGCTGGTGACCATACTGGCCCACATGGGGCTGCCAGTCCCCGCCGAGTCCGCTCGTGTCGGCCGCATCTCGGAACTCCACTACCACGCCAAGACCCAGGGGACCCTGGACGCGGGCGCCTTCGAGACGACCCTCAGAGACTTCGGCGAACTCGTCACCGACGTGACCGCCGACCGCCCCGTCCTGGTGCTGGTCGACGAACTCGAATCCATCACCGAGCCGGGCGCCGCCGCGACCATCATCGCCGGCATCCTCGAGTCGCTCACCGAGCGGGAGGCCGCCGGCGTCTTCGTCTCCCACCTCGCCGAGGACATCGTCGAGGCCGCCGACGCCGACCTCTCGGTCGACGGAATCCAGGCCGAGGGGCTGGTCGACGGCGAACTCCGGGTGAATCGGTCCCCGGTGAAGGGGGAGCTGGCCCGCTCGACACCGGAGCTCATCGTCGAGAAGCTCGCCGAGGACGGCGACGGGTTCTACGCCGGGTTGCTGGAGAAATTCGAGTAGGGCGAGGCGCCGAACGGAGTGAGGCGCCTCGAGGCGGAGCGGGGAACGGAGTGACCCGCGGAGCAAGCGAGGAATCGACCGCAGGGATATTCCTCGAAAGCGACGCGGTGAGCGAAGCGAACCGCGGAGTAGCGCGAGACGTTCCCGACCGTGTCGGGAACGCCTCGAACGCGAACAGTGAAACCGTAAGCGACAGGGGGAGCGCGGGGCGTCGAACGCTGTGAAGTACCCCGGAAACAGCGACCGGCAGTGCCAGTATCCGGCGCGGTCGCTTTCGGGCTGTAACACCGCTTTCGGCCGACGGTACGAAAAATGGTCGCGAGTCGGTTAGTCGTCGCGTCGGACGGCCAGCAGCGCGGCCGCGACGAGCGCGAGCAGCGCGAGCACGACGGTGAAGCCGGGACCGCTCCCGTCCGTCGTGGCTTCCGGCTCGTCGTCGGTCGGCGTGTCTTCGCTGGCCGTCTCACCGTCCGACGTCGGTCCGTCCTCGTCCGGCGTGTCCGGTGTCGGCGTCCCCGGCGTCGGCGTTCCCGGCGGTTCGATCTGCCCCGGGTCCGTCGCGAAGACTGCGTACTCGGAGAAGCCGTCCGGCTGTGCCTCCAGCACGACTCGGAGGTCGTTCTGTCCGACCACCGTCGTGTCGAGTTCCGACCACTCACCGGTGGTCTCGTCCAGGTGGTAGATCGACAGCTGGTCCGCCGTGACGCCGAGCTCGTCGAGTCGGGACTGCTTGACTCCGATCCGAACGGTCTCGACGCCGTCACTGCTACCGAAGATGAACTCGATGTCAGCCCCGGTGGCGAAGGTCCTGTTCGCGGGGCCTTCTGCCACCGGACCGGTTCGTTCGGTGATTGTGACCGTGGCGCTGAGGTTAGTCTGGCTGGTGAAGCCGACCTCGCTCAGACTCTCGCCATCGATGGGGACGGTCGCGTTGGTCCCCGAGATTCTGGCCGTGACCGTGACGACATCGTCGCCGTCGTCGCCACCACCGACGCTACCGCCACCGCCTGCGTCACTGTCGTCGTCCGGCGAGGACGGGTCGCTCCCGTCCTCACCGCCGGTGTCGGCGTCCACGCTGAAGTCGAGCTGTTCGGACGTCCCGGACGCGAAGGCAGTCGTTTCCGACGCGCCTTCGACCGATACGGTCAGGGTGTCACCGGACTCCTGTTCCTCGGCCGGGACCGAGATTTCGTAGTACCCGTTGGCGCCCGTCGTCGCCGTGTAGCTGTTACCGTCGGGGCCGGTCACAGTGACGGTCGCGTCACTGACTGCGTTGCCGTTCTGGTCGGTAACAGTCCCGAACACCTCGTGTGGCGGACTCGGAACTGCGGTGGCAGTTGCCGGTGCGAACGCTGTGAGCACGACGACTACGACCACCAGATACCGCAAACTCCGTCTCTCCGTACTATTGTGTAGCATGAGTGATGTAACTAAAAATTTGGAATTTGGGTTTGGTGGTTAGTCGACCTGGCGCACCGGTTCACCGAATCCCGGTCCCTCGTTCGGATACTCGGCCTCGGTGTAGACTTCGTCGTCCTCGACGAAGACCCAGTAGGCCTCACCAGGCACGAAGGGCGCGCGGTCGAGGGTCTGGTACTGGTAGCCAGTACCGTCCTGCGCGTAGATGGCCGTCGCGTCACTCAGGGACTCGATAGTGTCGAGTGCGACAGGCTGGGGCTGTACGCCTTCCTGCCAGTGGCCGACGAGGTTCCACCCTTCGGAGAGTGACTGCGCTCCGGGGGTCGCTTCCTCGGCCGAGCCACCGGTCGGGACGTTGTTGACGTTGACGTCAGCAACGGCCTCGGAGTTCAGGGTCACGATGTACCCCTGGCCGCCTTCGAGTTCGGTGAAGTCGTTCTCGCTCGCGTCGGGGTTGTAGGACTCCCACGAACCCGACTCGTAGGTCCAGATGACCTCGATGTTGTCCGACCCGACCTGACTCTCCAGTTCACTCACGTCGAGCGTGCCGGAGGCGGCCGGGACGGAGACGAAGTTCTGGCCCTCGTCGAGGTCGAGCTTGGTGGTGTGGACCACCGTGGAGCCCTGTGGCGTGTCACCGTCACCGTGGGCCTCGAAGAGTTCGCCGGACTCGTAGCTGACTTCCGGACTGTCGCCGGTCTGGAAGTTCGCCGGTGCTCGCAGCACCACGACGTTGTCTTGGGTCCTCACGACGTCGGCTTCCGTACCGCCGACGGTGAAGGTCGGCGTCTCACCGAACGCTTCGACGACGGGCTCGTCGAACGAGACGGCGATGGCCGTTCCTCCCCCGTTCGCGTTCACGATGTACGCGTCGGTGACGCTCGGATCCTTCTCGTCGACGACGACGTCGACGAAGTCGAAGCCGGAGTTACCGGCACCGTCCTGACCGCTCGCGGACAGCTCGTACTCCCCGTCACGCGGCGCGTCGTAGGTCGTCTCGTAGGTGTAGGAGCCGTCGTCGTTCTCCGTCGCGGAGAAGTTCTCGATGGTGAGCTCCGTCTCCGAGTTGTCCGAGACACCGGGGAAGACGTCCTCGACGAAGACGGGCTCGAGGAAGATGCCCTCGGGTGCGGTCGTGC is part of the Haloarcula salinisoli genome and encodes:
- a CDS encoding MutS-related protein — encoded protein: MELESVPGVGAKTAEALRELDDPERALSEGDVAALSRAPGISEGRAAHIARGAIRAEHDDPGGFAATPRTRELYEAALSLLQERTVTDYGAKRLETLYPSGVRSRIDEVRAFTERALEREPTPAVCEALSGVEPLVEPGDVRVRDRCLATGDAETYAAAQSAIPEVSVELVDDARQLAELARSYATVVVLDEAFAGVDVEGDVRVEPDALEEPASVVPERVLTFFARNRDAVRAAVAVHREADLEAPCDLDALASALDQLDEDGSVRGDEELDRLTTAVDDLDAAVSAAESVANDHLRAAIEERDVTIEGTDLLSLVERGAGVDSLLDRELADEYAAAVDRARDHLVDALQLRDTEAMARRAFPDEPTYPVEHEERVVSRLREELTATRDRRATQRKRAIADELASVRGAAQALVDAALELDVELAVARFAADFEATLPELTDEPGFDIEGGRSPLLDVPFEDVEPVDYRVDGVTVLSGVNSGGKTSTLDLVALVTILAHMGLPVPAESARVGRISELHYHAKTQGTLDAGAFETTLRDFGELVTDVTADRPVLVLVDELESITEPGAAATIIAGILESLTEREAAGVFVSHLAEDIVEAADADLSVDGIQAEGLVDGELRVNRSPVKGELARSTPELIVEKLAEDGDGFYAGLLEKFE
- a CDS encoding PGF-CTERM sorting domain-containing protein — translated: MLHNSTERRSLRYLVVVVVVLTAFAPATATAVPSPPHEVFGTVTDQNGNAVSDATVTVTGPDGNSYTATTGANGYYEISVPAEEQESGDTLTVSVEGASETTAFASGTSEQLDFSVDADTGGEDGSDPSSPDDDSDAGGGGSVGGGDDGDDVVTVTARISGTNATVPIDGESLSEVGFTSQTNLSATVTITERTGPVAEGPANRTFATGADIEFIFGSSDGVETVRIGVKQSRLDELGVTADQLSIYHLDETTGEWSELDTTVVGQNDLRVVLEAQPDGFSEYAVFATDPGQIEPPGTPTPGTPTPDTPDEDGPTSDGETASEDTPTDDEPEATTDGSGPGFTVVLALLALVAAALLAVRRDD